From the Deltaproteobacteria bacterium PRO3 genome, one window contains:
- a CDS encoding CarD family transcriptional regulator, whose product MAKGLAKQAFSELPFKVGDKAVYPAHGVGEVKSIESKEIMGAKQTFYVLQILDSGMKIMVPTANVNAVGLREVISDQEVDDVYEILKQRDVHIDNQTWNRRYREYMDKIKTGSVYEIAEVLRDLSLLKFKKELSFGERKMLDTAKSLLIKELAICEAREEDEIEEEINEIFKSA is encoded by the coding sequence ATGGCCAAGGGTCTAGCTAAGCAAGCATTTTCCGAACTTCCCTTCAAAGTTGGCGATAAGGCGGTCTACCCGGCCCATGGCGTCGGCGAGGTCAAGAGCATCGAGAGCAAGGAGATCATGGGGGCCAAGCAGACCTTCTACGTCCTCCAGATCCTCGACAGCGGCATGAAGATCATGGTCCCGACCGCCAACGTCAACGCGGTGGGCCTGCGCGAGGTCATCTCCGACCAAGAGGTCGATGACGTCTACGAGATCCTCAAGCAGCGCGACGTCCACATTGACAACCAAACCTGGAACCGCCGCTACCGCGAGTACATGGACAAGATCAAGACGGGATCGGTTTACGAAATTGCCGAGGTTTTGCGGGATCTTAGCCTGCTGAAGTTCAAGAAAGAACTCAGCTTCGGCGAGCGCAAGATGCTCGACACCGCCAAGTCCCTGCTCATCAAAGAGCTGGCGATCTGCGAGGCCCGCGAGGAAGACGAGATCGAGGAAGAGATCAACGAGATCTTCAAGTCGGCCTAA
- a CDS encoding nucleotide sugar dehydrogenase has protein sequence MRVLRKNSLDVLMDKIQRRSARVGVIGLGYVGLPLAVAFAEAGFEVTGIDVDGGKVAALKAGRNYIPDIPDRLVRDLVRAGKLKATQDFGLARKLDCISICVPTPLRKTRDPDISYIVHATEELKKTLRAGQLIVLESTTYPGTTEELVLPQLQSAKFRAGKDFFLTFSPERIDPGNPRFGLKNTPKIIGGITAACTQAGAALYRNVADKVITVSSSQTAEMVKLLENTFRAVNIGLVNEIAQICDKLKINTWEVIDAAASKPFGFMPFYPGPGLGGHCIPVDPHYLSWKLRSMNYTTRFIELASEINQEMPHYVFQKIQSALNERRRALKGARILLLGVAYKKNVSDVRESPAYEVAKLLEEAGAKVSYSDPHVPQWKTEGAGYRSQPLSPAALKNCDCAVILTDHQDFDYRRIVAQAPLIVDTRNATKGLPQKKVVRL, from the coding sequence ATGCGAGTTCTGCGAAAAAACAGCCTGGATGTCCTGATGGATAAGATTCAGCGGCGTTCTGCCCGGGTGGGCGTCATCGGCCTGGGCTACGTAGGCCTGCCCCTGGCGGTGGCCTTCGCCGAGGCGGGTTTCGAGGTGACCGGGATCGACGTCGACGGCGGCAAGGTCGCCGCCCTGAAGGCGGGGCGCAACTACATCCCGGACATCCCCGACCGCCTGGTCCGGGACCTGGTCCGGGCCGGCAAGCTCAAGGCCACGCAGGACTTCGGCCTCGCCCGGAAGCTGGACTGCATCTCGATCTGCGTCCCCACACCCCTGCGCAAGACCCGGGACCCCGATATCTCCTACATTGTCCACGCGACCGAAGAGCTGAAAAAGACCTTGCGCGCCGGCCAGCTGATCGTCCTGGAGAGCACGACCTATCCGGGCACCACCGAGGAGCTGGTCCTGCCGCAACTACAGTCCGCCAAATTCCGAGCCGGGAAGGACTTCTTCCTCACCTTCTCCCCCGAGCGCATCGACCCGGGCAACCCGCGCTTCGGCCTGAAAAACACCCCCAAGATCATCGGGGGCATCACCGCGGCCTGCACCCAGGCCGGCGCAGCGTTGTATCGCAACGTCGCCGATAAGGTCATAACTGTAAGCAGCTCGCAAACGGCGGAAATGGTCAAGCTCCTCGAAAATACCTTCCGCGCGGTCAACATCGGCCTGGTCAACGAGATCGCGCAGATCTGCGACAAGCTCAAGATCAATACCTGGGAGGTGATCGACGCGGCGGCCTCCAAACCCTTCGGCTTCATGCCCTTCTATCCCGGTCCGGGCCTGGGCGGGCATTGCATCCCCGTCGACCCGCATTACCTCTCCTGGAAGCTGCGCAGCATGAACTACACGACGCGCTTCATCGAACTGGCCAGCGAGATCAACCAGGAGATGCCGCACTACGTCTTCCAAAAAATCCAATCCGCGTTGAACGAGCGGAGGCGGGCCCTCAAGGGCGCGCGCATCCTGCTGCTGGGCGTGGCCTACAAGAAAAACGTCTCCGACGTCCGCGAGTCGCCGGCCTACGAGGTGGCCAAGCTGTTGGAGGAGGCCGGCGCCAAAGTGAGCTATTCCGACCCCCATGTCCCGCAGTGGAAGACCGAGGGCGCCGGCTACCGCTCGCAGCCCTTAAGCCCCGCTGCGCTTAAAAATTGCGACTGCGCGGTCATCCTCACCGACCACCAGGACTTCGACTACCGCCGGATCGTCGCCCAGGCCCCGCTGATCGTGGACACGCGGAACGCGACCAAGGGGCTTCCGCAGAAGAAGGTTGTCCGGCTTTGA
- a CDS encoding matrixin family metalloprotease, producing MRRIAVTFGILASLSACGGWDAYLREPNVYESLSPPYRISFATEIDAQQGDFNALALAVEMWNDAHEGLLVIDRDPTANFLVYIGPYEDLLEDARAGSLRFPEGQICAIYLPTEVASDFPVIAHEIGHCLGFDHTQNAGSIMYEEPGDASLISPDIVEVLAQLVENGVSE from the coding sequence ATGCGCCGCATCGCCGTCACCTTCGGGATCCTCGCCTCCCTCTCCGCCTGCGGCGGCTGGGACGCCTACCTCCGCGAGCCGAACGTCTACGAGAGCCTAAGCCCGCCCTACCGCATCTCCTTCGCCACCGAGATCGACGCCCAGCAGGGGGACTTCAACGCCCTGGCCCTGGCCGTCGAGATGTGGAACGACGCCCACGAGGGCCTGCTCGTCATCGACCGCGACCCGACCGCGAATTTCCTCGTCTACATCGGCCCCTACGAGGACCTGCTCGAGGACGCCCGCGCTGGATCGCTGCGCTTCCCCGAGGGGCAGATCTGCGCGATCTACCTGCCCACGGAGGTCGCCTCCGATTTCCCGGTAATCGCCCACGAGATCGGCCACTGCCTGGGCTTCGACCATACCCAGAACGCGGGCTCCATCATGTACGAGGAACCGGGGGACGCGTCTCTGATTTCGCCGGATATCGTCGAGGTCTTGGCGCAGCTGGTGGAAAACGGCGTTTCGGAGTAA